Within the Opitutaceae bacterium TAV5 genome, the region GCAAGTCCGCTCACGCTCGCCGAGATCGCTAGGGCGGCCGGCGTCAGCCCCACCCACCTCAGCCACCTGTTTTCCACCGAACTCGGGGAAACGCTCACCAGCTACCTGCGCCGCACCCGCATCGAGCACGCGGCGCAATTGATCCAGAGCGGCGATTGCAACGTCACCGAAGCCGCGATGTCCGTCGGCTATTCGAGCCTGGGCCAATTCAGCCAGGCGTTTCGCGCGCGCTTCGGGCACTCGCCCGGCAAGCACCGCCGGCTTCTCCGGAATTGATACCGGTGTCCCGGATGTTTCTGATTTTACACAAAGGCCGCAAAGGACGCGAAGAAGGTAACTGGCAATTCTTCGCGCTCTTTGCGGCCTTGGTGTAAAAATCCGAAAGGATTTGAGGCTTCGGTATAAACAACCCGGCCCCGTTGCCGGTTTTCCTGTGCAGGGGAAGCGGTGGCCGCGAACAGGATCACCAAGGTGCAAAGTGGCACGGGCATCTTGCCCGTGTGGCCGGAGGGCGGCGCTTCGCGCCGTCCACGGGCAAGATGCCCGTGCCACTTTCCTCTGGCCCGTTCTCCAGCCGGATCGCCGCGCTTTTCAGCGGCTGGCGTAGTAGGCGTTGATCTTGTCGGCCACGTCGCGGAAGCCGATGTCTTCGCTGTAGATCAGCTTGAACTCGTTGATCGCGTCATCGGTGCGACCCATCGACTCGTAACATTCGGCAAGCTGATAGATCACGTCCTTCTTGAGATCGTCCATGACGCCGAGCTCGCTCTTGGCAGTCTGGAACTGGGCGATGGCAAGATCGTACATGCGACGGGCCTTGAAGCTCTTGCCCATGCCCGCCAGCGCGTGGATGCGCACTTTCGGGTTCTTCTGCGCCTGCTGGTAGTTGGCGATGGCGTTTTCGTACTCGCCGGCGTCGTAGTAAAGATTGGCGAGGGTGAAACGGGCTCCGTAGTCGTTCGGGTAGCGCTCGCAATAATCCTTGGCGTCGGCGAGGCGGAAGCGGGAAAGCTCGGCTTTCACCTTTTCAAGGGCTTCGGCGGCGGAAGCGTCGTCGGGATTGGCGGCGACCGTTTTTTCCGCAGCAGCAACTTCTTCCTCAAGGAGCTCGATCCGAAGCTCGGCTTCGAGCTTCTCGAAGGCGGAATCCGAAGCGGCGCTCGGCAACTGGCGGGCCTTGCGCACCCATTCGAGCGCGGAGGTCGCGTCTTCGAGGCGGCGGTAACCCTCGATGATGCTGCGCAGATGATTGAGATTTTCCGGCTGCTCGGCGTGGCGCTGCTTGGCCTCCTCGATGAGGCGTTCGGTCATCTCGGCCGAGGTGACGACCTTGGCCGCCTGCTCGAGCGACACGGCCTGTTTCTCGTCGCGCAGTTTCTCGCGGAAGGAGGCCTTGGACTCCCAGTTGCCCTTGTTCATCGTCTGGGCGACAGATGCCCGGCGCATGAGCGCGAGCGCCTCGCCATCCTGCGGCTTGTGCCGGAGAAGCTCGTCGGCAACCTGAAGCGCCTCGCGCGGTTTTTTGGCATCCAGCAGTTTTTCTGCGTAGGTAACAAGCGTCTTGTGATCGGCAGGTTGCAGATCGCGAATGCATTCCCAGGCAAAAGCGGCCGTTTCGATGAGGCCGAGGGAGGCAGCCGCGTCGGACATCTGCTTGAGGGCAGAAATATTGGTCGGGTCGGCGATCAGCATCCGCTCGGTGTTTTCAAGCACCTTGGCGGGGTCTTTCTTGCTGCCGAAGAGGAAGCCGACCGAGGTCACCGAGCCGAGCGCCTTGGCGAGAACCTTGTTTTTGGATTCGAGCCGCTTCATCAGCGCAACGCGCTGGAGACGCCGGACCTGCAGGCATCCCGGCTCGGCTTTCAGAACCTGGGAAGCGAGCTCGACGACGTAGTCGAAGTTGCCGCGCTGGAGAGCGATCTGCGCATTTTCAACCTGCTTCTGCAGGCGTTGGTCAAGTGAGGAAACCGGGATCTCTTGCATAGGGGGAATGGGGTAAGAAATCCGCATCACTGCACGGGGTCAATCCCGTTCGTGAAATGTTGACCCGCTAACAGGCGATTTCATGTCCGGCCAACCGGAGTTTACCGACGGGCCGGCAGACCCCGGAATGTACCTTTGCCGTCACAGCACCGCCAGCTCCTGGCGGGCGGCGGCTTCGAGTTCCTCGAGGCCACGCAGGGTTTCCGCTTCGTCGGGAGCTTCGACGAGCAGGCGCAATCTGGCTTCGGTGCCGGAAAAACGCACCAGCACGCGGCCGCGGCCGGCGAGGCGTTTTTCGATGGAGCCGATCGCAGCGGCGAGGCCGGGCAACTCTTCCAGCGGGCGACGCTCGCGAACGCGAAGATTGCGGGTGCCTTGGGGGAATTTTTGCAGGATCCGGCGCAGTCCGGAAAGCGGGCGGCCCGTCTCGCGCATCACGCCGAGGATGCTGAGGGCGGCGACCAGGCCGTCGCCGGTGGGAGAGACATCGGAGCAGACGATGTGGCCGCTGGATTCACCGCCGAGGTTGGCGCCGGTGCGGCGCATCTGCTCGAGCACGTAACGATCGCCGACCGGTGTGCGCAGGATGCGGCCGCCGGCAGCCTGCACGGCCCGGTCCACGCCGAGATTGCTCTGGACCGTGATGACGAGGGTGTTTTGCGCGAGCCGGCCCCGGGCGAGCGCGTGGGTGGCGAGGATGGTGAGCAGTTCGTCGCCATCGAGCACCGCGCCGGTTTCGTCGCACAGCACACAGCGGTCGCCGTCGCCATCGTGGGCCACGCCGAGCCGGGCGCCGGTGGCGCGCACGGCGGCGGCCATCGCTTCGGGATGTTCGCTGCCGACGCCGGCATTGATGTTGGCGCCGTCGGGCCGGTCGCCGAGCGGGACCACTTCCGCGCCGAGCCCGCGCAGGACGGCGGCGCTGGTCAGGCAAGTGGCGCCGTTGGCCGTATCGAGCACGATTTTCCAGCCGGCAAGCGAGCGGGCGGGCAGCAGGCGCGAGAGCGCGGCGCAATAGTCCATGATCCCGTCCTCCCCGGCGACGAGCGTGGCGGGGCCGGAGGCGGGCATGCCCGCGAGGAATGCGGAGGTATCGTCGGGCAGCAGCGCCTCGATCTCGCACTCGTCCTCGTCAACGAGCTTGGAGCCGCCGGCGGAAAAAAACTTGATGCCGTTGTCGGCCGCCGGGTTGTGCGAGGCGGTGATGACGACGCCGAGCGAGGCGCCGCCGGTCAGGACGGCGCGGGCCACGGCCGGCGTGGGCAGGATGCCGAGCGACACGGGTCGCAGCCCGGCGGCGGCGATCCCCGCCGCCAGCGCATGGAGCAGACGCTGGCCGGAGCCGCGGGTGTCGCGGCCGATGAGAACGCGGCCGTCCCCCTGCCCCGCTTTCCGTGCCCGCGTGGCGGCGGCGAAGCCCAGGCGGGCGGCGAATGTTTCGTTGATGACGGAGCCGCCGTAGGGCCCGCGGACTCCGTCGGTGCCAAAATACTGGCGCTTCATGTATGGTAAAATTCGCGCGTCGCCGCAATGCGGGCCTTCACCGCGCCGCCGAGGAGAAGCTCCCGGGCGAGTCCCGCGCCATCGGCCACCGCATCCACCTTGCCGGTGATCCAGAGCGCCGTTGCCGCGTTGAACACGATCGTCTCGGCCAGGCCGGCCGGAGCCCGGCCGGCGAGGAGCGCCTCGACGATCGCGAGGTTGTGCTCGAGATCGCCGCCGAGCAGATCGGCGAGCGGCGATTCGCGCAGGCCGTGGTCGGTGGCGCGCCAGATGCCGTCCACGTCGGCGAGCCGGCCGATGCCGCGCACGCGGTTGGGGCCGGTGGTCGTGAGTTCGTCGATACCGCGCGCGGCGCCGTCGGCGGCGGGCTCGAGAATCGAGTGGGCGGAGAGGCCGGCGCGCGTGCCGAGCAGCGTGTGGACTTCCGCCAGGAGCGGCACCCATTTTTGGGAAAATACGCCGAGCAGGATGTGCGCGGGGCGGCCCGGATTGATCAGCGGACCGAGGATGTTGAAGATCGAGCGCCGGCCCCGGGCCGCGAGGAGCTTGCGCGCCGGGGCGATGTGGCGGAAGGCCGGGTGATAGGCGGGAGCGTAGAAAAACGCGAAGCCGAGCTGCTCGAGCGAATCGCGGAGCTTTTCGGGCGGAGCCTCGATGTCGACGCCGAGGCCGGTGAGCAGATCGGCGCTCCCGCATTTGGAGGTGATGCCGCGGTTGCCGTGCTTCATCACCGGCACGCCCGCGCAGGCGAGCGTGAAGACGACCATGCTGGAAATATTGAACGCTCCGGCGTGATCACCGCCGGTGCCGACCACGTCGATGGCCCGATCCGCCCATTTTTCGACGCCGGGATTGATGGCGCGCTCGCGAAAGGCGCGGGCGAAGGCGGCGACCTCGCCGGCGGTTTCCCCTTTTTCGGCGAGCGCCGAGAGAAACGCGGCCTTTTCCTCGTCAGCGGTCCCGGAGCCGGTGAGGGCGGTGGCAGCGGCGTCCACTTCCTTGTCGGTGAGGGAGTGTTGTGCGGCGAGACGTTCGGTGAAATCCGCAAGCAGAGTCATTTGGCGCAGAAAGCGCGATCCGCCCGACGGGGAAAAGAAAAAAATCCGTCGCCGTGCGTGACGAGGTGCAATCGGAAGGGGGGAATGCCGGATTGGCAGAAAAAGTGGCACGGGCATCCCTGCCCGTGGACGGCGCGTAGCGCCGCCCCCGCCCCCCTCCTCCGGTCCCGCTCCCGGGAACACACGGGCTGGAAGCCCGTGCCACGTCGGAATCATGGGCAGGATGCCCATGCCACGGCCTTTCCCGCCCTCACTTGCCGGGCGGGGGTGGCGGGATGATGGGCTTGTTGGACTGGATCTGCTTGATGAAGTTTTGCGCGTTGTCCACCTGCTCGGCGTCGAAGAAGCCGTGGAGCTGGCGGATGCGCGTCGGGTGGCGCATCTTTCTCAACGCCTTCGCCTCGATCTGGCGGATGCGCTCGCGCGTCACCTTGAACTGCTTGCCGACTTCCTCGAGCGTGCGGCTGTAGCCGTCCACCAGGCCGAAACGCAGCGAGAGCACCTTGCGCTCGCGCTCGGTGAGCGAGTCGAGCACGTCGATGATCTTTTCGCGGAGCAGCGAGTAGGCCGTCATGTCGTACGGGTTTTCCGCGGACTTGTCCTCGATGAAATCGCCGAAGCTGGTGTCGTCGCCGTCGCCGACGGGGCTTTGCAGCGAGATGGGCTGCTGCGCCATCTTCATGATCTGCTGCACGCGCTCGACAGGCAGGTTCATCTCGTCGGCGACTTCCTCGGGCGTGGGCTCGTGGCCGAATTCCTGGAGGAGCTGTTTCTGGACCTGCATCACCTTGTTGAGCGTCTCGATCATGTGGACCGGGATGCGGATGGTGCGGGCCTGGTCGGCGATGGAACGGGTGATGGCCTGGCGAATCCACCACGTGGCGTAGGTCGAGAACTTGTAGCCGCGGCGGTATTCGAATTTTTCCACCGCCTTCATCAGGCCCATGTTGCCTTCCTGGATGAGGTCGAGGAACGAGAGGCCGCGATTGGTGTATTTTTTCGCGATGGAGATCACGAGGCGCAGGTTGGCCTCGACCATCTCGGTCTTGGCCTGGTGGGCCTCGCGGATGTGGACGTTGGTCTTGCGGACGACTTCGAGAAATTCGCCAGGCTCGATCCGGTGCTCGGCCTCGATCTGCTGGAGACGGACGTTGATCGCCTTGGTGTCGATCGCCGCGTCCTTCTTCGTCTTCGGCGTTTTGGCGCGGGCGAGCTGGGCCTGGAGCTGCTCGATCTCGCTGAGGACGGGGCGGACCGTTTCCAGCCACTCCTCGTAAACCTTCAGCTTGAAAAAGAATTTCGAAAAATTGGAACGCAGGACCGTCTCGCGCTTCTTGTGCTTGGAGAGGACTTTTTTCCGGTCGGCGTCGTTGCGGGTCTTCTGGAATTCCTCCCACGAGTCGGTGACGGATTTTTCGTTTTTCTGCGTGGTCTCGACGAGCTTGGGCAGCGCCTTGAAATAGGCGTCGCGGCTTTCGATTTTCTTGTCGATGACGACGCGGTCGAAACGTTCCTCGCGGTCGAGCAGTTTCTGGCCGAGCGTGCCGATGTAGCGGCCGATGATCGAGGCTTCGAAGAGTTCCGTCTGCGCCTTGAGCTCGGCCGTCTCGATGCGCTTGGAAATTTCCACTTCCTGCTCGCGCGTGAGCAGCGGCACCTGGCCCATCTGCTTGAGGTACATCCGGACGGGGTCGTCGAGGATGTCGTTGTTGGTGGTGCGCGACTCCTCCTCCTCCTGCTCTTCCTGGCGCTGCTTGTAGTCCTCGACCTGGTCGGGTTCGAGGATCTCGATTTCGAGGTTTTGCAGGATGGAGAGGACGTTGTCGATTTCCTCCTGGTTTTCTACGGATTCGGGCAGGGCCTCGTTGATGTCGTCGAAGGTCAGGTAACCCTGCTCCTTGGAAAGACGGATGAGATTGCGGATCTTTTCGTTAATGCCGCCGACAGGCAGGTCGGAACCATCCTGCGTCTGCTCGATGGCAGCCTCTACGGCATCGGAGTGTGTGTCTGTGGCGGCGGACTTGGCTTTGCGCGACATGGATTATGTGAGAATAGGACAGGGAGCAGGGAGACGTTCGGAAATGGAGAAACGGACAAGGACAGTGAATCCTGCGAAAAAGGCAAAAAAAGAATCACTGATGTCCGACAAGTATGATCGGGGCCCGCAACTGGCGCTGGAGGTCGGTCCGTTCCCGGATGAGCGCGATGGGGTCGGCGGCCCCCTCCCCGCCCCCCCCGGCAGCCAGCGCAACGTCGATCTGGCGCAGACGCGGCTCGATGGAGCGGGCGCGCAATTTCTGGATCGCCTCAATAGCAACTTTCGATGGATCATCGACTTCCATGCTATCAAAAAGAAGCGAGGCCACCATCGCGCGTTCCTCGTCGGTTTCGAGGAGACCTTCGAGGTGGTCGCGTCCGGGCCATTCGCCGTGCTCGAATTCGGCCAGGAACCGGTTGAGCAGAATGCCCGCCGTGTGAGTGGAATCGATCCATTCGTGCGGCAGACTGATGCTGATCGAGGGCCCGAATTGTTCGAAATGCAGGCAAAGCCAGAGCAGATGATGCTCGGGATTGTGGCCGAAAGCCTGCATGCCGCCGAACGACGGAGCCGCCGCGATCGCCGCGCCGGACCCGCCGCCGGAAGAACCGGAGACGCCGCCCTCCCCTGCCCGGCTGGCGGCAGTCGCGGCCGCGACGGGGCGGAAACGTTCGCCGGTGTGCGCCGCCGCATCGTGCAGGAGCGCCGCCTCGTCCACCCGCAGGAACACGGCGGCCTCCTTGAGGAAAGCGGCGCGCACCACGTGCGACTCGGCGTGATTGACGATGCCGCGGACCTCCTGGGCGGCGCGGGCTTTTTGTTCGGCGGAGGCATGGACCGCATCCGGCAAGATCGCCCGGCAGGCGAACGCCATCGGGCCGAGCGCGCTGCCGCGCAGGTCCTCGTAAGCGGCGAGGCCGCGTTCGAGAAACAGCACGTCGGGGTCGATCTTCGCATCGCCGGCAGCGGCGAGGAAACGGACTTCGAGTCCGGCCTTGAGCGCCATCGGCAAAAAACGCAGCGCGGCGGCGCGACCGGCCTTGTCGCCATCGAAAAAACACTCCACCTGCGAATGGTAGCGGCGCAGGAGATGCAGTTGCTGTTCGGTGATGGCCGTGCCTTGCGGCGCGATGGCGGTCTTGATGCCGACGGACCACGAGCGGAGCGCGTCGAGCTGGCCCTCGACCATGACAAACGGATGTCCGTCCTTCGCGTGCTGGCGGGCGCGGTCGAGGTTGAAGAGCAGGTGGCCCTTGGTGAAGATCGGCGTCTCGCTGGAGTTGACGTATTTGGCTTCGTGTGACGGATCGTCCTTCGGCGTGAGGTCGGTCTGGCGGGCGGTGAACGCGACCACGCGCCCCTGGTGATCGCGGATCGGAATCATGAGCCGTCCGCGAAAACGCGGACGCATCGTGCCGAGCGTGGGCAGCGCGCCGTCGCGCACGTAGAACAGGCTGCTCTGGCGGATGGCGTCTTCCGAAAACCCTTTTTTGAGCACCGCCGCCGCGAGGCCGCTGCCCTGGGCGTCGGTCGCGCCGATGCGAAATTCGTCGGCCAGCTCCATCGAGAAGCGGCGGCGCTCCGTCCAGTACTCGCGCATGTAGTCGCCGGCGGGGCCTTTTTCCCGAAAGACCTGGTGGAGGTGCTCGGCGGCGAGATCGTGCAGATCGAACAATTCCTGGCGCAGCGAACGTTCCTCGCGCGACGGGCCGCCGCTGCCTTCCTCGTATTCGATGGGCACGCCGAAACGCTTGCCGAGCGTCTCGACGGCTTCGGTGAAGGTGAGCTGCTCCGTCTCGCGGACGAAGGTGATGATGTCGCCCGCCTTGCCCGTGGAGAAACACTTGTAAAACCCCTTGTCCGGCGAGACGTAGAACGAGGGCGTCTTTTCCTGGGTGAACGGGCTGAGCCCCTTGAACTGCGAACCGGCCTTGCGCAGCGTGACGACGCGCCCGACCACATCGACGATGTTGATCCGGAGCTTCAGGTCGCGAAGACAGGTGGGCTTGATGACTGGCATGGCTTACCGGGAGAAGGGAGCCCACGAAACACACGAAAAGACACGAAAAAAATCCGGAAAAGACCGGTTTTGATTTCCGGTTTTCCTGACGTGTGTTTCGTGGGCCACCCTCCTCAGCACATCTCCTCGTAGATGCGCTCGTACTCGGCCACCGGTTTTTCCCAGGAAAAATCGCGGGCCATCGCGCGTTGCTGCGCTTTCCGGTAGCGCGGCCCGTCGGCAAACAGCCTGAGCGCGCGTTCGAGGCCGTGGTGCAGGCCGTTGGCGGTCGGCGGGACCACGATGCCCGTGCCTTCGCGCGGATGGCCGTCCACGTCGCTCACGGTGTTCACCAGTCCGCCCACGCCGGAGACGATCGGCAGGGTGCCGTAGGCCTGCGAGTACATCTGGTTGAGCCCGCACGGTTCGAAGCGCGACGGCATCAGGAAAAAATCCGCGCCCGCCTCGATCAGGTGGCTCATCCCTTCGTCGTGCACGGTGCTGAGCGCCACCTTGCGCGGGGCCAGCGTGACGAGTTCGCGCAGGCCTTTTTCGAGTTGTTTGTCACCCGTGCCGAGCACGATCAGCCGGCAGTCGGCGCGCTGGAAAAACAGGTGATTGTCGAGCACCAGGTCGACGCCCTTTTGCGGCGTCAGCCGGCACACCATGCCGATGACCGGCCCGGCATAATCGGGGTCCATGCCGTGGCGCACGAGCAGTTCGCGGCGGCAGAGCGCCTTGCCCGACAGGTCGGCGGCCGTGTAGTTGGCCGGCAATGACGAATCGGCCGCCGGGTTCCAGATCGAGGTGTCGATGCCGTTGACGATGCCGACGAGATCGTCGGCCCGCGTCTTGATGACACCGTCGAGCCCCGCGCCGAATTCCGGCGTCTGGATTTCCTGCGCGTAACGCGGACTCACCGTTGTCACGCGGTCGGAAAACAGGATGCCCGCCTTCATCAGGCTGATCTGCCCGTAGAACTCGATGCCGTCGATCCCCTGCAACTCCGGCGGCAGGTTGGTGCGGCTGAAGCTCTTCATCGGAAACACGCCCTGGAAGGCGATGTTGTGGATGGTGAACACGGTGCGCAGCGCGAGCGTCACATGGTAACGCTCCTCGGCATGGCGGAGCAGGAGCGGCAGGATGCCCGTCTGCCAGTCGTGGCAATGCACGATGTCGGCCTGGTATTCGAGCAGGCGGAGCGTCTCGACGACGCCCTTGCAGAAAAAGAAAAACCGCTGGTCGTTGTCCTCGTAGTCGCGCGTGCCGTTGCCGTAGGGCCCACGGCGGTCGAAAAATTCCTCGCGGCACACCAGGTAGACGGTGAGGTTGTGCCGGGGGCGGATGCACCACAGGTCGCCGGACATGAACTCGTCGCCCATCTCGATACGGAGCTTGGTGAGATGTTCGGCCCCGGCGGCATCCGGGTGCTCGATGATGGCGCGGTAGCCGGGCAGGAAGACGGCCACCTCATGCCCGCGGTCGGCCAGAGCCGAGGTCAGCGCCCCGACAGCATCCGCCAGTCCTCCGGTTTTGACGTAGGGAAACAGCTCGCTGGCAACGTGGACGATCTTCATCCCCGCAACGCTCGCAGCCCCGCCCCGTCCCCGGCAAGGCGCAAGTGATCGGCGCCCGGTCGTGGAGATGGCCGGATATCCGCAGCCAGGCCCTCCGCTGACGCCCAATTTTCATGGGGTCGCCTGTGGTTTTGGAAGTGACCGGTGACGGCCGGTGTTTTCACACTGTCGGGAACCTCTGAAAATTGAACAGAAGGCAACAAAGAGAACGAAGAACAACCAAGGGGGTTTATCATTGTTTTCCACACAAGATGTTTATGGGAAATAAGTTTTAATTCAAAATTTTCTTTGTTTCATCTTCGTTCCCTTCGTTTTCTTCTGTTCAAAAAACGTATTTTCAGAACCACCCTGTCATTTCTTTCTCCGATGAATCTCACCAAACACTGGGCCGCCCAACTCGACGATTATGTGATCGACCTCGCCTGGTCGCCCGACGGCGAACAACTCGCCGCCGCGTCCGCCGCCGGTCCTCTCGCGCTGTTCGACACCGGCGATGGCGCGCGCTCCGATCTTCCCGGCCATGACGACGGGGCCAACTGCCTCGCGTGGCATCCCGTCTTTCCGATTCTCGCCTCCGGCGGGCAGGACGGATCCGTAAAATTCTGGGATGCGTCCACCGACCAGCACATCACCACCGCCCGCCTCGGCTCCGGCTGGGTGGAGCATCTCGCCTGGCAACCGGTCGCTGCCGCCGCCGTGGCGCCGGCGGCAGTTCAGGGTTCAGAGTTCAGGGTTCCGGGTTCCGGCAACGCTGCGCCTGCCAACAACGCCCCCCCGGTCGATAACTCCAAACCCGACACTCCGAACTTCAAACCGGGCGCGGAGGCGGCGCCCGTCGCCCCCGCGCTCGCCGCCGCTTCCGGGCGCACGCTCGCTCTCCTCAACGCCGACGGCTCCGCCCGCCACACCTTCGAGCCCGCCCCGCGCACGCTCTGCGCGCTCGGCTGGCATCCGCGCGGACACACGCTCGCCGCCGCCCACTTCGGCGGCGTACGGCTGCTTGCGCCCGACGGGGATTTCACGCTCCGCCAGGAATTGCCCTACGCCAACGGCGTCCACGCCCTTGTCTGGTCGCCGCCCGACGGACGCTGGCTCGTCTCGGGCAACCAGGACCGCAGCGTCCACCTCTGGCTCCCCGACGAGAACCAGGAATTCCACATGAGCGGCTACGAGAGCAAGGTGAAGGAGCTCTCCTTCGACCGCACCGGACGCTGGCTCGCCACCGGCGGCGGCCAGGATGCCTGCCTCTGGGATTGCTCCGGCGCCGGCCCCGAGGGACGCGAACCGCTGATGTTCCCGCACGACGCCCGCGTCTGCGCCGTCGCCTTCCAGAATGCCCACAACCTCCTCGCCACCGCCGCGCAGGATGGCGGCGTTTCGCTCTGGAGTCCGGAACGTCCGCAACCGCTGCGCGCCAACATCCGGCTGCCCGCCGCCGCCACGTGCCTCGTGTGGTCCCCCGACGACAGCCACCTGGCCATCGGCACCGCAAAAGGCATTATCTACGTGCTCAAGGTGGAAAACTGAACCGGAGCGGCGGCATTCCTGCCGCTGCGCCTCCGAGGGAAAAGAGCGGGTTTGCAGTCAGGCGCATGATGCGTGGCGAGCCAAACCGCGCACCCCTGAAAACTACCCATTTGTGTCTGCTGACCTTATGATGGATAGCAGGAGATCGAGATCCTGACTTTTCCGCAAAATCGTGTGTACGGACATGGTTCGATATTCTTCAACCACGCTGTCGCTTATCTCCCCGGAAAACACGATGACCCGCCCTTTGAAATGACACCCCCGGACCGCTCTTACCAAGGCAAGTCCGTCCATTTCCGGCATGGCGTGATCGGTGATCAGGAGTCGGTAAAGATGCGGAGCCTCCCTGATTCTGGCCAATGCCTCCCGGCCATCTGATGCGAAATCCAGATAATCGACCGAGCCGGCAAGAAATATCCTGAGCATTTCGATGAACACATCGTTATCCTCGGCATATAATATTCTTTCCCCTCGGCTGCGCGACATGCCGGTTGCAGAGAATCCGGTTTTCATGAGCAGCCAGTCATTCGCTGAAAGCGATGATCAACGAAATCACGATCAACACGATAGCAACGGCCACCACAATGGCGGCGGGCCGTCCATTCCGGCCTTTCCGGTTCTGGTTCATATTTACTGACTGATGTTACGCGAAGGGCGGCGTGGCACGGGCTTCCGGCCCGTGGGTTTGGTGTGGCATGGGCATCCATGCCCATGATTGCCGGGGGAGGCGTTTGCAGCGCGGAGCGCCCTCCACGGGCAAGGATGCCCGTGCCACGCCGGAGAGCGTGGATGCGCGCGTCACTGTCCGCCC harbors:
- a CDS encoding DNA primase, whose protein sequence is MPVIKPTCLRDLKLRINIVDVVGRVVTLRKAGSQFKGLSPFTQEKTPSFYVSPDKGFYKCFSTGKAGDIITFVRETEQLTFTEAVETLGKRFGVPIEYEEGSGGPSREERSLRQELFDLHDLAAEHLHQVFREKGPAGDYMREYWTERRRFSMELADEFRIGATDAQGSGLAAAVLKKGFSEDAIRQSSLFYVRDGALPTLGTMRPRFRGRLMIPIRDHQGRVVAFTARQTDLTPKDDPSHEAKYVNSSETPIFTKGHLLFNLDRARQHAKDGHPFVMVEGQLDALRSWSVGIKTAIAPQGTAITEQQLHLLRRYHSQVECFFDGDKAGRAAALRFLPMALKAGLEVRFLAAAGDAKIDPDVLFLERGLAAYEDLRGSALGPMAFACRAILPDAVHASAEQKARAAQEVRGIVNHAESHVVRAAFLKEAAVFLRVDEAALLHDAAAHTGERFRPVAAATAASRAGEGGVSGSSGGGSGAAIAAAPSFGGMQAFGHNPEHHLLWLCLHFEQFGPSISISLPHEWIDSTHTAGILLNRFLAEFEHGEWPGRDHLEGLLETDEERAMVASLLFDSMEVDDPSKVAIEAIQKLRARSIEPRLRQIDVALAAGGGGEGAADPIALIRERTDLQRQLRAPIILVGHQ
- a CDS encoding glycogen synthase, whose product is MKIVHVASELFPYVKTGGLADAVGALTSALADRGHEVAVFLPGYRAIIEHPDAAGAEHLTKLRIEMGDEFMSGDLWCIRPRHNLTVYLVCREEFFDRRGPYGNGTRDYEDNDQRFFFFCKGVVETLRLLEYQADIVHCHDWQTGILPLLLRHAEERYHVTLALRTVFTIHNIAFQGVFPMKSFSRTNLPPELQGIDGIEFYGQISLMKAGILFSDRVTTVSPRYAQEIQTPEFGAGLDGVIKTRADDLVGIVNGIDTSIWNPAADSSLPANYTAADLSGKALCRRELLVRHGMDPDYAGPVIGMVCRLTPQKGVDLVLDNHLFFQRADCRLIVLGTGDKQLEKGLRELVTLAPRKVALSTVHDEGMSHLIEAGADFFLMPSRFEPCGLNQMYSQAYGTLPIVSGVGGLVNTVSDVDGHPREGTGIVVPPTANGLHHGLERALRLFADGPRYRKAQQRAMARDFSWEKPVAEYERIYEEMC
- a CDS encoding RNA polymerase sigma factor RpoD — encoded protein: MSRKAKSAATDTHSDAVEAAIEQTQDGSDLPVGGINEKIRNLIRLSKEQGYLTFDDINEALPESVENQEEIDNVLSILQNLEIEILEPDQVEDYKQRQEEQEEEESRTTNNDILDDPVRMYLKQMGQVPLLTREQEVEISKRIETAELKAQTELFEASIIGRYIGTLGQKLLDREERFDRVVIDKKIESRDAYFKALPKLVETTQKNEKSVTDSWEEFQKTRNDADRKKVLSKHKKRETVLRSNFSKFFFKLKVYEEWLETVRPVLSEIEQLQAQLARAKTPKTKKDAAIDTKAINVRLQQIEAEHRIEPGEFLEVVRKTNVHIREAHQAKTEMVEANLRLVISIAKKYTNRGLSFLDLIQEGNMGLMKAVEKFEYRRGYKFSTYATWWIRQAITRSIADQARTIRIPVHMIETLNKVMQVQKQLLQEFGHEPTPEEVADEMNLPVERVQQIMKMAQQPISLQSPVGDGDDTSFGDFIEDKSAENPYDMTAYSLLREKIIDVLDSLTERERKVLSLRFGLVDGYSRTLEEVGKQFKVTRERIRQIEAKALRKMRHPTRIRQLHGFFDAEQVDNAQNFIKQIQSNKPIIPPPPPGK
- a CDS encoding anthranilate phosphoribosyltransferase, with product MTLLADFTERLAAQHSLTDKEVDAAATALTGSGTADEEKAAFLSALAEKGETAGEVAAFARAFRERAINPGVEKWADRAIDVVGTGGDHAGAFNISSMVVFTLACAGVPVMKHGNRGITSKCGSADLLTGLGVDIEAPPEKLRDSLEQLGFAFFYAPAYHPAFRHIAPARKLLAARGRRSIFNILGPLINPGRPAHILLGVFSQKWVPLLAEVHTLLGTRAGLSAHSILEPAADGAARGIDELTTTGPNRVRGIGRLADVDGIWRATDHGLRESPLADLLGGDLEHNLAIVEALLAGRAPAGLAETIVFNAATALWITGKVDAVADGAGLARELLLGGAVKARIAATREFYHT
- a CDS encoding phosphoglucosamine mutase — its product is MKRQYFGTDGVRGPYGGSVINETFAARLGFAAATRARKAGQGDGRVLIGRDTRGSGQRLLHALAAGIAAAGLRPVSLGILPTPAVARAVLTGGASLGVVITASHNPAADNGIKFFSAGGSKLVDEDECEIEALLPDDTSAFLAGMPASGPATLVAGEDGIMDYCAALSRLLPARSLAGWKIVLDTANGATCLTSAAVLRGLGAEVVPLGDRPDGANINAGVGSEHPEAMAAAVRATGARLGVAHDGDGDRCVLCDETGAVLDGDELLTILATHALARGRLAQNTLVITVQSNLGVDRAVQAAGGRILRTPVGDRYVLEQMRRTGANLGGESSGHIVCSDVSPTGDGLVAALSILGVMRETGRPLSGLRRILQKFPQGTRNLRVRERRPLEELPGLAAAIGSIEKRLAGRGRVLVRFSGTEARLRLLVEAPDEAETLRGLEELEAAARQELAVL